GTCTGACGAGGTGGTTCATGAAGAACGACTTCCCGCTTCCCGATGGTCCGAGAACGAACTTGTTGCGGTTGGTTGTCACGCCTTTTCTCATCGGCAAGTCAGAGATGTCAATGTGCAGCGGCTTGCCACTGATACGGTCTGCCATCTTGATTCCGAACGGCGAGGGAGAATCCATATAGTTGGTTTCCTCCGTGAAGAGACATACCGACTGCTCGATGAAGGTATGGAAACTTTCCTCTGACGGAAAATCACCCTCGTTGCCGGGTATCGCTGCCCAGAAGAGTGTCGGACAATCCACCGTATTGTGGCGTGGCACACATTCCATGCTTGCCAACTGACTGCCCACATCATTGCGAAGATGCTTCAACTCTTCCATATCCTCGCCCCATGCCAGGACATTGAAATGGGCACGGACAGACTGCAAGCCTTGTGAGTGAGCCTCGTTCAGATACTCGTCAATCCATTCCTTGTTGATGGCGTTCTGTCGGCTGTACCTTGACAGCGAGTGCATGTTGCGGGCGGTCTTCTCAAACTTCTGCAAGGTCTCGTCACTGTTGTCTATGAATACATACTGGTTATAGATATGGTTGCAGGACAACAGCAAGCCAACAGGAGCGGCAAAGGATAGTCGGCAGTCACTTCGGTCAGTGGACAATCGCTCAAAGCGGTTGTCCGTAGATACTTCCGTTGGCAGGTCTTCCGTTTGCGACAAGGTATGCAGACAAAGATGTTTGTTCCCGATACGCATACCTCGTGCAGACAATTCCATGTCCTCCAAACATTGCACGTTCTCAGTGGAGAGCGAGAGGTACTTGCCTACAAGTCCGGTTGTTCGTTCCGTGCCTGTGATTTCATCGTCTGTCAACTTTCGCAACGATATATAACCACTGTCATTGATGATTCTTGCGAACTGCTCCACGGCATCAAGGAATCTTGCTACCGTTTCCTTGTCCTTGATTTCCTTGGGGATGATATGCCCACGGCACAAGGTGGAAAAATTGCTCTGGTGTGCCATGCGCTCCTTGGAGGTCTTGGTGAGGAACAGGTAACACTGGTGATGCAGGTAAGGACGCTCATTGAAGTGTCGCTCATAGCTTCTTGACAGAAAGCTCATGTCGCTATTCTGCAAGTCCGGCGCATAGTTCTCTTTCACGAACCAGTCCTGCTTGTGTACGATGCTGTAGTCTGGCAGCACCTTGATAGCCTTGCACCATGCGGCATGTACCGACTCATACTCCTGCGATGTTACCGTGAAGATTTCGGGGAGCGTCACCTCGTAGGCGACCGTGATGTCGCCATCCTTGGAGATAATGCAGCCTTGCTCCACGGCAAGCAACGGGAACTTGCTTTCAAGGGTGCTTGATTTTCTGATATTTCTCATTCTTCTTTCTTTTTATGTTTGAACATTCGGTTTGTTTTCCTTCGGTTGAGGATATAGCGTGGATGGCTCTTGGAGGCAAGGAGCTTCATCAGTCCATGCTCACCATACTTGTTGTTCAGATGGAATGTTCCCCATACAAGCAATGATCCGAGCGTGAGACCCAAGCCGATGCAGACCAGTTGGTCCGAACCTGCCATATAGAGGACGACCACAAGGAAGAAGACGGCAAGCAGTCCACCTGCGAAGATGAAGAGGTACTGTGCCTTCAGTCCCTTGAACTCAACCGAATGACCGATGCCCTTGTTGATTGGGTAGTCAGCCATAAGTCTTATACCTTATTATATTATAGGAAGAATGAGCGGAGGATGGTTGCACTCACGATGAGGAAGATGCAGGCTCCGAACCAGCTTGCGGCAGTCTTGCTCGTGTCCGGGTCGCCTGATGAGAACTTGCCATACACCTTGATGCCTCCGATGAGACCTACCACGGCACCGATGGCGTAGATGAGCTTCGTGCCCGGGTCGAAGTAGGAGGTCACCATACTTGTTGCCTCGTTGATACCTGCAAGTCCGTTGCCTTGCGCGAATGTCTGTGATACGGCTGCGACAATCATCGCAGCGAGAAGAATGATTCTGTTTTTCTTGTTCATAAATCGTTTTTTGTCTGTGCCTTGGGGATTGGATGATCCCGTTTGGCGGTTGATACTTTTGTTTACTCATGCGGCATAATGCCGACTTGTGGATTCAGTGGCGAACTGAGATTTTAGCCGTAGTCTTTCTTTTTCATTGGTGTACTATTATTATTGTTAGAGGCGATATGCCTTTATACCTTCCTCAAATGCAGTTTTAATTTCTGCATCATATACGTTGAAGTGCTCGTTGATGATGTTATCAATGTAACTTGACATGGAAACCTGTCCCTTGCCAACGACATTCACAAGCCTCATAATGCGCTCATGGGTCTCTTCTCTGATATAGATTTGTTTTCTTGGTCTTACAGTAAAGTCTGCATCTACCATGAACTTATCTACATACTGCTCGCTACGGTTTTTCTCCGTTCTATCAATTGGTTCAAACTGTCCCATCTCGAAATTTCCAAATGTTACATCCCCCTCCAAATCATTCTCTTTGTATGAAGAACTGTTTGGAAAAGCCTCATCAAGACAAGCGTCAATCTGCTTATGAATTTTCTTCTTGCACTCATCATGATTTCTCATGTAAATCTCATACAACTCCTTGTCATCTATCGAAGGAATTTGTCTTTTAACACTGTTTCTTTTTTTCATCGTAATTCTTACGTTTTAATTGTTATACAAAATCTCTAATATTGAAATCCTTGAAGTTTTCAGGAACAACAAGTTTCTTTTTTTCGATAACCTTTGTTGCTTTTTCCGACATAGGCTTAACGGTGGAAATGTTCGACATGTGCAATTCCATCAACGCATTCATTCTGCGTTTGATAATCTGGGAACGCTCCGCTATCATGTTGAAAAGCTCGTTGCCTTCCATTTCAGAAAACACCTTGCCAGCATGAGCACATTCTTTGTTTGTGGCATTCTGCTTGCTTGCCGTTTCAACAGCCTTGTCTATCTCCTCGAAGCTATTGCCACTTGCTTGTTCAACAACTGCTTCTTCTTCCGATTCATCATACTTCACGCCAACATCCTCAATACGTGTATTTGTGAAAACTTCATCCAACTTATCATCAGGGATGCGAGCGGACTTCCTCGGAGAACTGTCTTCCTCGAATGTAACCTCACTTTCCTTTATCACTTCACCCTCGTCCTCCTGCTTAGTTTGCACAGTTTCCGTTGGGACTTTTTTCGGTGAGACGGTATAAATGTGTCTGACGATGAAGTCATCCGCAGGAATAGGTGGGTTCTCCTTAGGTTCAACCTTGACCTTTTCTATTCCCAACTTGTTTCTAAGCCAGATGTCGGCATCAAACACCAAAACTGCTATGCTCCATACAAAATACAGGAGCACAATTATCACTAACATTATTCCCATATTACCACATGATTATGTCCTTGTTATTCTTCTTATACACTTCTTTGATAACTTCCCCATATTTTTGGAAATGTTCTGTCAGCACATGGTCTATATAACCCGACAAGGACATGTCCTCACGGTTAATGACAGACACGAGGCGCATGATGGTTTCATGATACTCCTTTCGGATGTATGTCATCTTGCCAGAACGAGCAGGATTCTCAGACCTGCGGATGTACCTTTCTTGGTATTCATCCATGAGATATGAAGTACCCTTGGAAGGTATCGCTTCTTTCGGTTTGCTGACTTCGTTCTTTGGAGCCTCCTTTTGTATAGGTTCTTCCGTTGACGCCCTGCTTGGTGGCATGTGTGGTCGGAATGAGTTTCTGAACTCTTCCGAGTCGATGTTTACTTTCAGATTCTTTGCCATACACATTACTTCTTGATGATTGATAGAATTTCGTCAGCAAGTTTCTCTATGTTGCTGCCCTTTATCAACTGCTTGTCGGGAGGAAGGATTGTGGAGCGGAATACCGCTTTGTTGCCATCCTCTGCACATTCCTTTCTGAATCGCTTGCTGTCGGGAATGAATGTATCCAAAACCGACAAGCCCAATCCGTCCATCACACGACCAGCTTTCTCATAGAGGTCTGTCTTCTCTCTTGCATCAACCATATTCCAAAGCATATTCAACTCTTTGATATTGGTCTTTCCGACACTGACGAACATATCATTCAACTGGCTGGCGAACATGATGGAACTTCTCAATACCACGTTGTCTGCCGTAATTGGGCAAAAGATGTAGTCCATTGTAGCAACGGTATCTATCACGCCGAGATTGTCAATCGTTCCTGCGAGGTCGAAGAAGATGAAGTCTGGCGGAGTATCCATATCCAAGAAAGGCTTAACAGTTTCCACTGCCTCTTCTGGACGACTCTCCACGATTGGATAGGCAGGTTTGCCAGTTCGTTTCATCATCTCATGTGTCTGTCTCAACAGATACTCGTTGCTCTCGATACTCTGCATGTCACGTTCTCTCATGTCTTTGATGCTGAACTGTGGAAAGTCGCAGTCAACCACCACGACATCGTAGCCTCTGACATAATAAAGGTAACTTGCCATCAACACCGTTAGTGTTGTCTTGCCAGCCCCTCCCTTTTGGGTGGAGAAGGCGATGAATGTTGGTTCTTTCTTCATGTTTGTCTTTTTATGAGTTATACATCTTGTTTATTGTTATAATATACTGTATTCTTGTTGGTGATACAGACAATATGTTACGATGCAGGTCTGTATTCCATATAACATACAGGCATCCTTGACAATCATTCTGTATTCGTATCAGACAAGCAGTTTTAATGTCTGTCTAATTTCATACTGTAATGTTTTATGGTACACCTATATGTCATTCCTTTTCCGTGCAGCCATATCATTCTGTTTGCATGTCAAACGTTTTATCATATTACATGTAATACGTTTTATATGACTGCATTGGAGCATCTGAATATGCCGTCTGTTTTGCATCATTCAAGACACGTATGTCTGTCATTCACGCTGCAAAGTAACAACGAAAAATCCGAAAAACAATGGTTTTCAAATCCTGTGGCAGCATGTTGCCGATAGTTGCAGTGGTTGTCTGGGGTGCATCTGTTCCAAGGGTGCTTTTTTAGCCGTAATTTTGCACCCGAAAGGCAAAGCGATGGATAGCGCATCCATATCGTTCCGAGAAGAACTAAGGCTTGATGCTCCGCAAAGGACTGGATTTCCCGAACAGCTTCCATTCGGGATGGGGACAGCTTCTTACGAAGGCTAACTTCAATCCACCCTAAGCGGATTTTTATGTCCTCAAAGACATAGCAAGGTATGTTTTGAGTTACTCAAAACCTTTGGAGTTACTCTCCGTAACATCGTGCCAGCGAGTGAAGAAGAAAAGTTCCTTTTCATTCTTCCGAGCGCAGCAGATGTTCGAGGGTACCTCAAAGACCTTGCCCTGCCGGGTTGGTAGCCTCTCCGAAGTCGGGCTCCCCATGTTCCAATCTGACGATAGTTTGTGCAATTCCATTATTGCCGCATGTACCACTTAATCCATTTTAATATGAACACAGAAAGAAAACGAGGGGGACGAATCCCCAAGCTGAACCCGAAGTCGCACCATGTGATGCTTCGGTTCGACGATGACGAGTGGATGAAATTCCTCGTCATGTATGAGCAGACTGATGTGAAGGCAAAGGCTGTCTTTGCCAAGGCACGCATCTTCGGCGAGCCGTTCAAGGTGCTGCGCGAGGACAAGACACTGGTGGAATACTACACCAAGCTTTCTTCTTTTCACTCGCAGTACCGAATGATTGGCAACAACTACAACCAGGTTGTCAAGGAACTCCGTTGTCATTTCTCAGAGAAAAAGGCGATGGCTTTGCTCTATAAGCTGGAGAATTGCACCAGGGAACTGGTCTCTCTTACCCGTGAGATTGTTGAACTAACCCGTAAGTTTGAGGAAAGATGGTCGCAAAGATAAGTTTTGGAAGTTCATTGTATGGGGCTCTGGCATACAATGGTGAGAAGATTAACAAGGAAGAGGGAAAACTCTTGGCTACAAACAAGATCTTCGATGATTGTTCGGGAAAGACGAGCATCGCCAATGCCTTGCGTGATTTCCAGCGATACCTTTCTCCGCACATCAGAACAGAGAAGCCTGTCGTGCATATATCCTTGAATCCGCATCCAGATGATGTGCTGACGGATATGGAAATGGAGAACATCGCCCGTGAATACTTGGAGCGCATGGGATATGGCAACCAGCCATACATGGTTTACAAGCATGAGGACATCGACCGTCATCACATGCACATCGTGACCATCCGAGTGGATGAAAACGGCAAGTGTTTGGATAGCCGATACAACTACCATAGGAGCAAGGCTATCACCCGTGACTTGGAGGAGAAGTACAATCTCCACAAGGCAGACCGCAAGCAACGCCAGGCAGACAATCCACTCCGCAAGGTGGATATAAGCCAAGGCAATGTGAAAAAGCAGGTTGCCAATACCGTAAAATCTCTCTGCGCTACCTACAGGTTCCAGTCCTTGGGCGAATACCGTGCACTTCTTTCCTTATATAATATATCCTTGGAGGAAGTCAGAGGCGAAGTTGGCGGTCGTGAGTATCATGGTTTTGTCTATTCTGCCACGGACGGACAGGGCAACAAAGTTGGAAATCCTTTCAAGGCTTCCAAGATTGATAAGTCTGTCGGTGTGGAGGCGATAGAAAAGCGGTTCGCTTATTCTACCAAGAAGTTCAAGGAAGACAAGAAACTCTCCGAGATGACCCGTCATAGCGTAGAAGCAGTCTTGAAGCAGACATACCATAAGGATAAGTTCATAGAACTTCTGAAAGCAAAGGGCATTGATGTTGTTTTCCGCCATACAGCTGACGGCCGTATCTACGGAGCAACATTCATTGACCACCGCACCCAAAGCGTTTTCAATGGTTCAAGGCTTGGAACGAATCTTTCTGCCAATGCCCTGCAGGAGCTCTTCACCTTGCCTTACGAGAATGAGCAACCGATACCGCTTACCATTCCAACGGAAGATGGCGTTGTCTTGGAGAAGGAACTTCAAAGCTCTGGCTTGTTCGATGAGTACGGCAGCGGTCTTGGACTTATGTCTGGAGGAGGTTCATCAAATGAGGCACAGGAAGCAGCATTCGATAGAGAGTTACGCAGAAAGAAAAAGAAGCGAAAAGGGAGAAACCTTTAATCGTATTATCAAGGTATAACTTCAAAACAGAAAAACAATGGCACAAGAAGACGATTTGAGAGCATTGGGAAAAATAATGGATTTTCTCCGTGCCGTGAGTATTATACTCGCAATTATGAATGTATATTGGTATTGCTATGAGGCAATGCGCATGTGGGGAGTGACAATCGGGGTTGTTGACAGAATCCTGATTAACTTCAACCGTACAGGTAGTTTATTTCATTCTATCCTCTACACAAAATTGTTCTCGCTCTTACTCTTGGCTCTCTCATGCTTGGGAACCAAGGGCGTAAAGGCAGAGAAGATGAGTTGGAGCAAGATTTGGACGGTTCTTGTCGTAGGTTTCTGTCTGTTCTTCCTCAACTGGTGGATATTATTGTTGCCTATATCTCATTTGGGCAATGCCACGCTGTACATCTTTACAATGACAGCGGGTTATATCTGCCTGTTGATGGGAGGACTCTGGATGAGTAGACTCTTGAAACACAACCTCATGGAGGATGTCTTCAATAATGAGAACGAGAGTTTCATGCAGGAGACCAAACTCATGGAGAACGAGTATTCTGTCAATCTTCCCACTCGCTTCTACTACAAGAAGAAATGGCAGAGAGGATGGATCAACGTGGTCAATCCATTCCGTGCCACCATCGTGTTAGGTACACCGGGTAGTGGTAAGTCCTTTGCTGTAGTGAACAACTACATCAAACAGCAGATAGAGAAGGGTTACTCGATGTATATCTATGATTTCAAGTTTCCCGACCTTTCGACGATTGCCTACAATCACATGATGAACCATCAGAATGGATATAAGGTCAAGCCCCAGTTCTATGTCATCAACTTTGACGATCCTCGCAGAAGTCATCGCTGCAATCCGATTCACCCGGATTTCATGAGTGATATTTCCGATGCTTACGAAAGTGCATACACCATCATGCTCAACCTCAACAAGACGTGGGTTCAGAAGCAGGGCGACTTCTTTGTGGAAAGTCCGATTATCCTCTTTGCAGCTATCATCTGGTATTTGCGCATCTATAAAAACGGAAAGTATTGTACCTTTCCCCATGCCATCGAATTGCTTAACCGCAGATACGAGGATGTCTTTCCGATTCTGACGAGCTATCCCGAACTGGAGAACTATCTTTCTCCATTCATGGATGCATGGCAAGGTGGAGCGATGGAGCAGTTAGCGGGGCAGATTGCAAGCGCAAAGATTCCACTTTCAAGAATGATCTCACCACAACTCTACTGGGTGATGTCCGCAAGCGAGTTTACACTCGACATCAACAATCCCGAAGAACCGAAGATTCTATGTGTCGGCAACAATCCCGACCGTCAGAACATTTATGGTGCTGCACTCGGCTTGTACAACAGCCGCATCGTGAAACTCATCAACAAGAAGGGACAACTCAAATCATCCGTTATCATTGACGAGTTGCCGACTATCTATTTCAAAGGCTTGGATAATCTGATTGCCACGGCACGAAGCAACAAGGTTGCCGTCTGCCTGGGTTTTCAGGACTTCTCGCAGTTGGTTCGTGATTATGGAGACAAGGAGGCTAAGGTGGTTATCAATACCGTTGGTAATATCTTCAGCGGGCAGGTCGTTGGCGAAACCGCCAAGACTTTATCCGAGCGTTTTGGAAAAGTGCTCCAAAAGCGTCAATCCATTTCCATCAACCGTCAGGATGTCTCTACATCCATCAATACCCAGATGGACAGTCTCATTCCGCCAAGCAAGATTAGCGGACTCACCCAAGGTATGTTTGTCGGTTCTGTGTCCGACAACTTCAACGAGCGCATCGAGCAGAAGATTTTCCACTGCGAGATTGTGGTGGATGCCG
This is a stretch of genomic DNA from Segatella hominis. It encodes these proteins:
- a CDS encoding DUF4133 domain-containing protein; translation: MADYPINKGIGHSVEFKGLKAQYLFIFAGGLLAVFFLVVVLYMAGSDQLVCIGLGLTLGSLLVWGTFHLNNKYGEHGLMKLLASKSHPRYILNRRKTNRMFKHKKKEE
- a CDS encoding DUF4134 domain-containing protein codes for the protein MNKKNRIILLAAMIVAAVSQTFAQGNGLAGINEATSMVTSYFDPGTKLIYAIGAVVGLIGGIKVYGKFSSGDPDTSKTAASWFGACIFLIVSATILRSFFL
- a CDS encoding DUF3408 domain-containing protein, whose product is MKKRNSVKRQIPSIDDKELYEIYMRNHDECKKKIHKQIDACLDEAFPNSSSYKENDLEGDVTFGNFEMGQFEPIDRTEKNRSEQYVDKFMVDADFTVRPRKQIYIREETHERIMRLVNVVGKGQVSMSSYIDNIINEHFNVYDAEIKTAFEEGIKAYRL
- a CDS encoding DUF3408 domain-containing protein, encoding MAKNLKVNIDSEEFRNSFRPHMPPSRASTEEPIQKEAPKNEVSKPKEAIPSKGTSYLMDEYQERYIRRSENPARSGKMTYIRKEYHETIMRLVSVINREDMSLSGYIDHVLTEHFQKYGEVIKEVYKKNNKDIIMW
- a CDS encoding ParA family protein — encoded protein: MKKEPTFIAFSTQKGGAGKTTLTVLMASYLYYVRGYDVVVVDCDFPQFSIKDMRERDMQSIESNEYLLRQTHEMMKRTGKPAYPIVESRPEEAVETVKPFLDMDTPPDFIFFDLAGTIDNLGVIDTVATMDYIFCPITADNVVLRSSIMFASQLNDMFVSVGKTNIKELNMLWNMVDAREKTDLYEKAGRVMDGLGLSVLDTFIPDSKRFRKECAEDGNKAVFRSTILPPDKQLIKGSNIEKLADEILSIIKK
- the mobA gene encoding conjugal transfer protein MobA, whose product is MNTERKRGGRIPKLNPKSHHVMLRFDDDEWMKFLVMYEQTDVKAKAVFAKARIFGEPFKVLREDKTLVEYYTKLSSFHSQYRMIGNNYNQVVKELRCHFSEKKAMALLYKLENCTRELVSLTREIVELTRKFEERWSQR
- the mobB gene encoding conjugal transfer protein MobB, which codes for MVAKISFGSSLYGALAYNGEKINKEEGKLLATNKIFDDCSGKTSIANALRDFQRYLSPHIRTEKPVVHISLNPHPDDVLTDMEMENIAREYLERMGYGNQPYMVYKHEDIDRHHMHIVTIRVDENGKCLDSRYNYHRSKAITRDLEEKYNLHKADRKQRQADNPLRKVDISQGNVKKQVANTVKSLCATYRFQSLGEYRALLSLYNISLEEVRGEVGGREYHGFVYSATDGQGNKVGNPFKASKIDKSVGVEAIEKRFAYSTKKFKEDKKLSEMTRHSVEAVLKQTYHKDKFIELLKAKGIDVVFRHTADGRIYGATFIDHRTQSVFNGSRLGTNLSANALQELFTLPYENEQPIPLTIPTEDGVVLEKELQSSGLFDEYGSGLGLMSGGGSSNEAQEAAFDRELRRKKKKRKGRNL
- the mobC gene encoding conjugal transfer protein MobC encodes the protein MAQEDDLRALGKIMDFLRAVSIILAIMNVYWYCYEAMRMWGVTIGVVDRILINFNRTGSLFHSILYTKLFSLLLLALSCLGTKGVKAEKMSWSKIWTVLVVGFCLFFLNWWILLLPISHLGNATLYIFTMTAGYICLLMGGLWMSRLLKHNLMEDVFNNENESFMQETKLMENEYSVNLPTRFYYKKKWQRGWINVVNPFRATIVLGTPGSGKSFAVVNNYIKQQIEKGYSMYIYDFKFPDLSTIAYNHMMNHQNGYKVKPQFYVINFDDPRRSHRCNPIHPDFMSDISDAYESAYTIMLNLNKTWVQKQGDFFVESPIILFAAIIWYLRIYKNGKYCTFPHAIELLNRRYEDVFPILTSYPELENYLSPFMDAWQGGAMEQLAGQIASAKIPLSRMISPQLYWVMSASEFTLDINNPEEPKILCVGNNPDRQNIYGAALGLYNSRIVKLINKKGQLKSSVIIDELPTIYFKGLDNLIATARSNKVAVCLGFQDFSQLVRDYGDKEAKVVINTVGNIFSGQVVGETAKTLSERFGKVLQKRQSISINRQDVSTSINTQMDSLIPPSKISGLTQGMFVGSVSDNFNERIEQKIFHCEIVVDAEKVKREESAYKKIPVITDFTDEDGNDHMKETVQANYRRIKEEVKQIVQDELERIAGDDNLKHLLQQK